From Phycisphaerae bacterium, one genomic window encodes:
- a CDS encoding glycosyl-4,4'-diaponeurosporenoate acyltransferase, with translation MPIELPARWVVVLNVGGWLVLQLALAWAFTQMPARWFRPVPPSAWENGGRFYERFVAVRRWKGLLPDGARWFAGGFGKATLVGVNPEYLQRFLRETRRGELCHWFAISGAPVFFLWNPWWGDVIIIAYALAANLPCILTQRYNRTRLFRLIGRVRRHAGRQGKTML, from the coding sequence GTGCCCATTGAGTTGCCGGCAAGGTGGGTTGTCGTTCTGAATGTGGGTGGTTGGCTGGTGCTGCAACTCGCCCTTGCCTGGGCGTTTACGCAAATGCCAGCGAGGTGGTTCCGCCCCGTTCCGCCCAGTGCATGGGAGAATGGCGGTCGATTCTACGAGCGTTTCGTTGCCGTCCGGCGATGGAAAGGCCTACTGCCCGATGGGGCGCGCTGGTTTGCGGGCGGGTTCGGCAAAGCGACATTAGTTGGCGTCAACCCAGAATACCTGCAACGGTTCCTTCGCGAGACGCGTCGAGGGGAGCTTTGCCACTGGTTCGCCATTTCTGGCGCCCCGGTCTTCTTCCTCTGGAACCCGTGGTGGGGAGATGTCATCATCATCGCCTACGCGCTGGCCGCCAACCTGCCTTGCATCCTCACCCAACGATACAACCGGACACGTTTGTTTCGGTTGATTGGCCGAGTTCGCCGCCATGCAGGACGGCAGGGCAAGACGATGCTCTGA
- a CDS encoding glycosyltransferase: MGFIVLGRLLGRRAAALAPSKTLDPVIAEALSVIIPARNEERNLPTLLRSLASQSVQPREIVVVDDGSTDRTAQVACQLGARVVSSEPLPDGWRGKTWACWQGARVASGELLLFLDADTWFETDGLLYILNSRVDNVLSVGPYHAVRRPYEQLSAFFNLLMTAGTGAFRLLGGEPNGLFGQVLLVGRDDYQRVHGHEAVKGRILENFYLAERFREHGVGLRCVIGKGAAAFRMYPDGLGQLIEGWTKSFASGAAQTSRVLLLLIVLWMVGMGLCPYLLTRGWTGLSMYSLYAAQLYLLLRQIGDFRWYTAVFYPVPLAFYFVVFTLSMLRSRRQVTWKGRTIRAH, translated from the coding sequence TGGGCCGGCGAGCAGCTGCGCTGGCGCCGAGCAAGACGCTCGATCCCGTGATTGCCGAGGCGCTGTCCGTCATCATTCCCGCCCGAAACGAAGAACGCAACCTACCAACTCTGCTCCGCTCGCTCGCTTCTCAATCGGTGCAGCCGCGTGAGATCGTCGTGGTGGACGACGGCTCGACGGACCGCACTGCTCAGGTGGCATGCCAGCTTGGCGCGAGGGTGGTGTCCTCGGAACCGTTGCCGGACGGCTGGCGCGGCAAGACCTGGGCCTGTTGGCAGGGCGCGCGAGTGGCCTCCGGCGAGCTTCTGCTGTTCTTGGATGCTGACACGTGGTTTGAGACAGATGGGCTTCTGTACATTCTGAACAGCCGCGTGGATAACGTGTTGTCAGTGGGTCCGTATCACGCCGTTCGCAGGCCCTACGAGCAGCTTTCAGCGTTCTTCAATCTCCTGATGACCGCCGGCACAGGCGCATTCAGGCTGTTGGGCGGCGAGCCGAACGGCCTGTTCGGCCAAGTGCTCCTGGTCGGCCGGGACGACTACCAGCGTGTCCATGGACACGAAGCAGTCAAGGGGCGCATCCTGGAGAACTTCTACCTGGCAGAACGGTTTCGTGAACACGGCGTAGGCCTGCGCTGCGTTATCGGCAAAGGCGCGGCGGCCTTCCGTATGTACCCCGATGGCCTTGGCCAGTTGATCGAAGGTTGGACGAAGAGCTTCGCCTCAGGCGCTGCCCAGACATCAAGAGTGCTGCTGCTGCTCATCGTCCTGTGGATGGTAGGCATGGGGCTCTGTCCGTACCTATTGACGCGGGGGTGGACCGGCCTCTCGATGTACTCGCTGTACGCGGCACAACTCTACCTGCTGCTGCGTCAGATCGGCGATTTCCGCTGGTACACGGCGGTGTTCTACCCGGTGCCTTTGGCCTTCTACTTCGTGGTATTCACGTTGTCGATGCTGCGCTCGCGCAGACAGGTGACCTGGAAAGGGCGGACAATCCGTGCCCATTGA